Proteins encoded by one window of Candidatus Limnocylindrales bacterium:
- a CDS encoding sulfotransferase: protein MEEKVVFVVGSPRSGSTMLARMISSHSLVYGRPEPHLLTPLAHLGYFANVDKAPYDHVLAAESMKEFVADLPGGEQDYVDACRAYTDTLYHRMLATRPNKRYFLDKTPAYALVLDFIARIYPDAKFVVLTRHPLAVFSSFAESFFDSDYQVAHAYNPITERYVPAIAKFLREKKAPIHQVIYEQLVADPDAVMKGVFEFLGIPHEASAVDYGKHEHEGKGLGDPIGVAKHTRPSTASLHKWAGEVSGDPARLALCRQIVARLDPADLEIWGHPLETFWKPLDDLAGKSVAPRPKKLDRYRLERKAIVVLRGQVQKREALRNLLKRLRLGADVLLRE, encoded by the coding sequence ATGGAAGAAAAGGTTGTCTTTGTCGTCGGGTCTCCGCGCTCGGGGTCCACGATGCTCGCGCGCATGATTTCGTCGCACTCGCTGGTGTATGGACGGCCCGAGCCGCACCTGCTGACACCGCTCGCGCACCTCGGCTACTTCGCGAACGTCGACAAGGCGCCGTACGACCATGTGCTTGCAGCCGAATCGATGAAAGAATTCGTCGCGGACCTGCCCGGCGGCGAGCAGGACTACGTCGACGCGTGCCGCGCCTATACGGACACGCTCTACCACCGCATGCTCGCGACCAGACCGAACAAGCGCTACTTCCTCGACAAGACTCCGGCCTACGCGCTGGTGCTCGACTTCATTGCGCGCATCTATCCTGACGCGAAATTCGTCGTGCTGACGCGGCATCCGCTCGCCGTGTTCAGCTCGTTCGCCGAATCGTTCTTCGACAGCGACTACCAGGTGGCTCACGCGTACAACCCGATCACCGAGCGTTACGTGCCGGCGATCGCGAAGTTCCTGCGCGAGAAAAAGGCTCCGATCCACCAGGTGATCTACGAGCAGCTGGTTGCCGATCCCGACGCGGTGATGAAGGGCGTGTTCGAGTTCCTCGGCATTCCGCACGAGGCTTCGGCGGTGGACTACGGAAAGCACGAGCACGAAGGCAAAGGGCTCGGCGATCCGATCGGAGTTGCCAAACACACGCGGCCGTCGACCGCCTCGCTTCACAAGTGGGCGGGCGAGGTCAGCGGCGATCCGGCACGCCTCGCGCTGTGCCGTCAGATCGTGGCGCGGCTCGATCCGGCCGATCTCGAGATCTGGGGACATCCGCTCGAGACGTTCTGGAAACCGCTCGACGACCTCGCCGGAAAATCCGTTGCACCGAGGCCGAAGAAGCTCGACCGCTACCGGCTCGAGCGCAAGGCCATCGTCGTGCTGCGCGGACAGGTGCAGAAGCGCGAAGCGCTGCGCAATCTTCTGAAAAGGCTGCGGCTCGGCGCGGACGTGCTGTTGCGCGAATAG
- a CDS encoding Glu/Leu/Phe/Val dehydrogenase, producing the protein MTPPRKHIAPAPEINTSSAPGAVQPELSYIHPTTQSPWGTYLAQIDRVVPYLGELARLVETLRHPKRALIVDIPIEMDDGTVRHFEGYRVQHNLSRGPGKGGVRFHPQVTLEEVMALAAWMTIKNAAVNLPFGGAKGGIRVDPALLSMKELERITRRYTSEIGIIIGPQQDIPAPDVNTNAQVMAWIMDTYSMNTHSTATGVVTGKPIDLGGSLGRNKATGRGVFITGREAARRIGLDLDGARVAVQGFGNVGSAAAEMMAGAGAKIVAVQDQTGTIASPDGMDMSRLMAAVRRDGNLQSFAENDGGAEVIVTEDFWDVECDILIPAALEGQITAARAERITARLVLEGANGPTLSEAEPVLARRGITVVPDVICNAGGVTVSYFEWVQDFSSFFWTEDEINVRLDKVLIDALRRIWEHAAAHHIELRTAAFAIACERILTARKLRGLYP; encoded by the coding sequence ATGACTCCCCCGCGTAAACACATCGCGCCCGCACCCGAGATCAACACGAGCTCCGCGCCCGGCGCCGTGCAGCCGGAGCTTTCGTACATCCATCCGACCACGCAGAGTCCGTGGGGCACATACCTCGCGCAGATCGACCGCGTAGTGCCGTATCTCGGAGAGCTCGCGCGCTTGGTCGAGACGCTTCGGCATCCGAAGCGCGCGCTGATCGTCGACATTCCGATCGAGATGGACGACGGCACGGTCCGGCATTTCGAAGGCTACCGCGTGCAGCACAACCTGTCGCGAGGCCCGGGAAAAGGCGGCGTCCGGTTCCATCCGCAGGTCACGCTGGAAGAAGTCATGGCGCTGGCCGCGTGGATGACGATCAAGAACGCGGCGGTCAATCTTCCGTTCGGCGGAGCCAAGGGCGGAATCCGCGTCGACCCGGCGCTTCTGTCGATGAAAGAGCTCGAGCGAATCACGCGCCGTTACACGAGCGAGATCGGCATCATCATCGGACCGCAGCAGGACATCCCCGCTCCCGACGTTAACACCAATGCGCAAGTCATGGCGTGGATCATGGATACCTATTCGATGAACACGCACTCGACCGCGACCGGCGTCGTCACCGGCAAGCCCATCGATCTCGGCGGGTCGCTCGGGCGCAACAAGGCGACCGGACGCGGCGTATTCATCACGGGACGCGAAGCGGCGCGCCGGATCGGGCTCGATCTCGACGGCGCCCGCGTGGCCGTGCAGGGATTCGGCAACGTCGGCTCGGCTGCTGCCGAAATGATGGCCGGCGCGGGGGCAAAGATCGTCGCCGTGCAGGACCAGACCGGCACCATTGCGAGCCCCGACGGCATGGACATGTCCAGGCTGATGGCAGCCGTCCGTCGCGACGGAAATCTCCAGTCCTTCGCCGAAAACGACGGCGGTGCCGAAGTCATCGTCACGGAGGATTTCTGGGATGTCGAGTGCGACATCCTGATCCCGGCAGCGCTCGAGGGGCAGATCACCGCAGCGCGCGCCGAACGCATCACAGCAAGGCTCGTGCTCGAAGGCGCCAACGGCCCCACGCTCTCCGAAGCGGAACCGGTGCTTGCACGGCGCGGAATCACGGTCGTGCCCGACGTAATCTGCAATGCCGGCGGCGTAACCGTCAGCTACTTCGAATGGGTGCAGGACTTCTCGAGCTTTTTCTGGACCGAGGATGAGATCAACGTGCGGCTCGACAAGGTGCTGATCGATGCGCTGCGCAGGATCTGGGAGCATGCGGCCGCGCACCATATCGAGCTGCGAACCGCGGCGTTCGCGATTGCCTGCGAGCGCATCCTGACCGCGCGCAAGCTTCGCGGCCTCTATCCGTAG
- a CDS encoding M57 family metalloprotease: MKKFLGGALLFVAGYAVATWQPPCTSPLTYRIGRVDSRFGLSTEDVHAALTEAEGIWEKSPYRGLLEYDPQGDVVVNFIYDNRQRVAQENSFRKRRIERTGSRTERLKARYDAATARYQRAKSTHLRKQSAYEARLADHNRTVDLWNARGGAPPAEYRSIVQERDTLSAAAAELEQDRLMVNSLAERANRLSSRHNALAERVNANVAAINTTAGREFKQGLFTRDVHGMRIDIYEYTNSDDLIHVLAHELGHAIGLMHNDNPESIMYGLNSSRTSRLTAEDLRDLGQRCGS, encoded by the coding sequence GTGAAGAAATTTCTTGGCGGTGCGCTGCTGTTCGTGGCCGGATACGCAGTGGCGACGTGGCAGCCGCCGTGCACGAGCCCCCTCACCTATCGGATCGGCCGGGTCGACAGCCGCTTCGGGCTTTCCACCGAGGACGTGCACGCGGCGCTCACCGAGGCCGAAGGCATCTGGGAAAAATCGCCTTATCGGGGTCTGCTCGAGTACGACCCGCAAGGGGACGTCGTCGTCAACTTCATTTATGACAACCGGCAGCGCGTCGCGCAGGAGAACAGCTTCCGCAAGCGACGCATCGAGCGCACCGGAAGCCGGACCGAACGCCTCAAGGCGCGCTACGACGCGGCCACCGCGCGCTATCAGCGTGCGAAGAGCACGCACCTCAGAAAGCAGTCGGCTTACGAAGCGCGCCTCGCCGATCACAATCGCACTGTCGATCTGTGGAATGCGCGCGGCGGCGCGCCGCCGGCAGAATACCGATCGATCGTGCAGGAGCGCGACACGCTCAGCGCTGCAGCTGCAGAGCTCGAGCAGGATCGTCTCATGGTCAACTCGCTTGCCGAGCGCGCCAACCGGCTTTCCAGCCGGCACAATGCTCTCGCCGAGCGCGTCAACGCGAATGTCGCTGCGATCAACACGACGGCCGGACGCGAGTTCAAGCAGGGGCTGTTCACGCGCGACGTGCACGGAATGCGCATCGACATCTACGAGTATACGAACAGTGACGACCTCATCCACGTGCTCGCGCACGAGCTCGGTCATGCGATCGGGCTGATGCACAACGATAACCCCGAATCGATCATGTACGGCCTCAACTCGAGCCGCACCAGCCGGCTTACGGCCGAGGATCTGCGCGACCTTGGCCAGCGTTGCGGAAGCTGA